The Hydrogenispora ethanolica genome includes a region encoding these proteins:
- a CDS encoding UvrB/UvrC motif-containing protein — protein sequence MHLTKVINHQKTELHLCEICAKEAGSELGLIFESSFSFQNLIAGLLEGDTGHSQQPSIAGHEIQCQNCGLTFTDFRRGGLLGCGECYRYFQQGLEPLLKKVHGSIRHTGKVPRRNGGKIRIRKEIDDLRNRLQESIRREDYEKAAYFRDEIKRRENELAGG from the coding sequence GTGCATTTGACCAAAGTCATCAACCACCAGAAGACCGAGCTTCATCTCTGCGAGATCTGCGCCAAGGAAGCCGGTAGCGAACTTGGATTAATCTTTGAATCCAGCTTTTCATTCCAAAATTTGATTGCCGGCTTATTGGAGGGCGATACGGGCCATTCCCAACAGCCGAGTATCGCCGGACATGAAATTCAGTGTCAAAACTGCGGTTTGACGTTTACTGATTTTCGGCGGGGCGGTTTGCTGGGATGCGGGGAATGTTACCGGTATTTTCAGCAAGGACTGGAACCGCTTTTAAAGAAAGTTCACGGCAGTATCCGGCATACCGGAAAAGTGCCGCGGCGGAACGGCGGCAAAATCCGGATTCGCAAAGAGATCGATGATCTGCGCAACCGGCTGCAAGAATCGATTCGTCGGGAAGATTACGAAAAAGCCGCTTATTTCCGGGATGAGATTAAGCGCCGCGAAAACGAACTGGCGGGGGGCTGA